One Phocaeicola dorei genomic region harbors:
- a CDS encoding Imm12 family immunity protein: MEIILNVVYGGNNLAETTTAPIVREVRRMLKKSFYYFDNEAVKQIKLFLFFNGDITSYCDSTGVYQSKYFSKKKEFVANLCFDDKKWSGHKLEDANFFLSELVKLLLQCGVLLRLKLEKINYSFNMNEYERCIDIKTVLP; encoded by the coding sequence ATGGAAATAATATTGAATGTAGTTTACGGTGGAAACAATTTAGCAGAAACTACAACTGCTCCTATAGTAAGAGAAGTTCGTAGAATGTTGAAAAAATCTTTTTATTATTTTGACAATGAAGCCGTCAAACAAATTAAACTTTTTTTATTTTTTAATGGTGATATTACTTCTTATTGTGATAGTACTGGAGTATATCAGTCTAAATATTTTTCTAAAAAGAAGGAGTTTGTTGCAAATCTTTGTTTTGACGATAAAAAATGGTCAGGACACAAATTGGAAGATGCAAACTTTTTCCTATCAGAATTAGTGAAATTATTACTTCAGTGTGGTGTTTTGCTAAGGCTGAAATTAGAAAAAATAAACTATTCATTTAATATGAACGAGTATGAGCGATGTATTGATATAAAAACTGTCTTACCCTGA